In Mucilaginibacter celer, one DNA window encodes the following:
- the pnp gene encoding polyribonucleotide nucleotidyltransferase, with product MSLNVIKKVIDLGDGRTIEIETGKLAKQADGSVVVKMGNTMLLATVVSSPEAKEGVDFLPLSVDYQEKYAATGRIPGGFLRREARLSDYEVLISRLVDRALRPLFPEDYHADTQVMISLISADKDIMPDALAGLAASAALSVSDIPFNGPISEVRVAKIDGQLVINPTLSQLENATLEFIVAGSEHDINMVEGESKEIQEAELVEAIKFAHAAIKVQCLAQKELTIEVGKTEKRVYSHEHSNEDLKKAIYAATYDQVYAIASAASAKEERGAKFKEVRDTFIETLGEIDDITKTLAKKYYHDVEYDAIRNLVLDEGKRLDGRTTTQIRPIWSEVGYLPSAHGSAVFTRGETQSLTSVTLGGKDDEQMIDGAFINGYQKFLLHYNFPGFSTGEVRPNRGAGRREIGHGNLAMRSLKQVLPSEDENPYTIRVVSDILESNGSSSMATVCAGTLALMDAGVKIKEPVSGIAMGLITNEMGTKYAILSDILGDEDHLGDMDFKVTGTKNGIVAVQMDLKINGLSYEVLTNALNQAKDGRLHILGEMAKTITAPREDYKPHAPRIVTIKIDKEFIGAVIGPGGKIIQEMQRETGATISIEEKDNQGIVQVFADNKASIDAALGRIRAIASKPEVGEIYEGKVKSIMPFGAFIEIMPGKDGLLHISEIDHRRFETMDGIFQIGDEVRVKLLDIDKQGKLKLSRKVLLPKPEKPEQKPNN from the coding sequence ATGAGTTTAAACGTAATTAAAAAAGTTATCGATCTGGGCGACGGACGCACTATCGAAATTGAAACAGGTAAACTGGCCAAACAAGCTGATGGCTCGGTAGTAGTTAAAATGGGTAACACCATGTTATTGGCTACCGTGGTATCATCGCCCGAAGCAAAAGAAGGCGTTGACTTTTTGCCATTATCTGTTGACTACCAGGAAAAATACGCTGCAACAGGCCGTATCCCGGGTGGTTTTTTACGCCGTGAGGCCCGTTTATCAGATTATGAGGTTTTGATCTCTCGTTTGGTTGACCGCGCTTTACGTCCTTTGTTCCCTGAAGATTATCACGCTGATACCCAAGTGATGATCTCATTAATATCTGCCGATAAAGATATTATGCCTGATGCGTTGGCCGGTTTGGCAGCATCTGCGGCTTTATCTGTATCTGATATTCCTTTTAACGGCCCTATCTCTGAAGTACGTGTTGCTAAAATTGACGGTCAGTTGGTAATTAACCCAACCTTAAGCCAGCTTGAAAACGCTACTTTAGAATTTATTGTAGCTGGTAGCGAGCATGATATCAATATGGTTGAAGGCGAATCGAAAGAAATTCAGGAAGCTGAATTGGTTGAGGCCATCAAATTTGCCCACGCTGCTATTAAAGTTCAGTGTTTAGCTCAAAAAGAACTAACCATTGAAGTTGGAAAAACCGAAAAGCGTGTTTACAGCCACGAGCACAGCAACGAGGATTTGAAAAAAGCCATCTACGCTGCTACTTACGACCAGGTTTACGCTATCGCTTCGGCTGCTTCGGCAAAAGAAGAGCGCGGTGCTAAATTTAAAGAAGTACGTGACACTTTTATCGAAACTTTAGGCGAGATTGACGATATCACTAAAACTCTTGCTAAAAAATACTACCACGATGTTGAGTATGATGCTATTCGTAACCTGGTATTAGACGAAGGTAAACGTTTAGACGGTCGTACCACTACCCAGATCCGCCCGATATGGAGCGAAGTTGGTTACCTGCCATCTGCTCACGGTTCGGCGGTATTTACCCGTGGCGAAACCCAATCATTAACTTCAGTTACCCTTGGTGGTAAAGATGATGAGCAAATGATTGATGGTGCTTTCATCAACGGTTACCAAAAATTCCTGTTGCACTACAACTTCCCGGGTTTCTCAACCGGCGAGGTTAGGCCTAACAGGGGTGCTGGTCGCCGCGAAATTGGTCACGGTAACCTGGCTATGCGTTCGTTGAAACAAGTATTGCCTTCTGAAGACGAAAATCCATACACTATCCGTGTGGTTTCTGATATCCTGGAATCAAACGGTTCATCATCAATGGCTACCGTTTGCGCGGGTACATTAGCTTTGATGGATGCAGGTGTTAAAATTAAAGAGCCGGTATCGGGTATCGCGATGGGCTTGATCACCAACGAAATGGGTACTAAATATGCTATTCTTTCGGATATCCTTGGCGATGAGGATCACTTAGGTGATATGGACTTTAAAGTAACCGGTACTAAAAATGGTATCGTTGCTGTACAGATGGACTTGAAAATTAACGGTCTATCGTACGAAGTGTTAACCAACGCTTTAAACCAGGCTAAAGACGGTCGTTTACATATCCTTGGCGAAATGGCTAAAACCATTACCGCGCCACGTGAGGATTACAAACCACACGCTCCACGTATCGTTACCATTAAAATCGATAAAGAATTTATTGGTGCGGTTATTGGCCCCGGTGGTAAAATCATCCAGGAAATGCAACGCGAAACCGGTGCGACTATCTCTATCGAAGAGAAAGACAACCAGGGTATCGTTCAGGTATTTGCCGATAACAAAGCTTCTATCGATGCAGCTTTAGGCCGTATCCGTGCTATCGCTTCTAAACCAGAAGTTGGCGAAATTTACGAAGGTAAAGTAAAATCGATCATGCCTTTCGGTGCTTTCATTGAGATCATGCCAGGTAAAGATGGTTTGTTACACATCTCTGAGATAGATCACCGCAGGTTCGAAACTATGGATGGTATCTTCCAGATTGGTGACGAGGTAAGGGTTAAATTACTTGATATTGATAAGCAAGGTAAACTGAAGCTTTCAAGAAAAGTATTATTGCCTAAACCGGAAAAACCGGAGCAAAAACCAAATAATTAA
- a CDS encoding efflux RND transporter permease subunit, whose amino-acid sequence MFQKFIERPVLSTVISILLVIVGVLGLTKLPLERFPNIAPPAVLVSAVYPGANAETILRSVTPSLEEAINGVENMTYMTSTASNDGTLGITVYFKQGTNPDQAAVNVQNRVSQASSQLPAEVLQYGITTTKQQNSFIGAMAIYSEDPKKYDQTFVANYAQINIVPEIKRIPGVGSASIFGGIKDYSMRVWLNPSQMAAHNVTPAEVTAAIQDKNLEAAPGKFGERSNEAFEYVIKYKGKLTKPEEYQNIAIRANADGSVLRLKDVARVELGAYSYNSVSNLNGHDGIIIGIIQLSGSNANEIQIAIDNLMVKLSKDFPVGIKYNQFYRTKTDLDESINQVEHTLVEAFVLVFIVVFIFLQDFRSTLIPAIAVPVAIIGTFFFMNLFGFSVNLLTLFALVLAIGIVVDDAIVVVEAVHAKMEHDPTLTPKAATTEAMHEITGAIISITLVMAAVFLPVSFMTGSTGIFYRQFALTMAISIIISAVNALTLSPALAALFLKNKHADGHNAPKKSFVEKFYAGFNGGFNYMTNKYVGGLKVLIRNKWISMAGLALVIVATVYMVNKTKTGFIPTEDQGFVAIAVNTPSGTSLAGTNKTFKQAEDQLKTLPSARFVTALSGFNFLTQSSSPSAGVIFLLLKPTEERGEVKNIDAIQNIVRGKLAGIPGGTFFVFSFPTVPGFSNVEALDVMLQDKTNGRLDKFSGVANNFIAKLMQKPAVAFAFTSYKADYPQLQLEVDDEKANQLGVNVKDILSTMQAYFGTAQASDFNRFGKYYRVIVQADVADRTDPSAIDRVFVKNNQGQNVPINTLVKLTRVYGSETASRYNLFNSIEINAIPKPGYSSGDAIKAIEETAKEQLPQGFAYEFTGQTREEIASGGQSTIIFLLCLVFVYFLLSAQYESYILPLAVILSIPTGLFGVFIVLGLTGIENNIYVQVALIMLIGLLAKNAILIVEFAVQRRRLGHGLVQSAIEAAQLRIRPIIMTSMAFVFGLFPMSIATGPSAQGNHSISIGAAGGMVSGVLLGLFIIPVLYVIFQALQERISGKPQPVNHGNAHGENAAVLETEVSA is encoded by the coding sequence ATGTTTCAGAAATTCATAGAAAGACCGGTACTCTCAACTGTTATCTCCATACTGTTGGTGATAGTGGGTGTACTTGGTTTAACCAAACTGCCCCTCGAAAGGTTCCCGAACATTGCCCCTCCGGCAGTTTTGGTATCGGCAGTATATCCCGGCGCTAATGCCGAAACTATTTTGCGCTCCGTAACCCCTTCGTTAGAAGAAGCTATTAACGGTGTGGAAAATATGACCTATATGACATCTACCGCCAGTAACGACGGTACATTGGGTATCACCGTTTACTTTAAACAAGGTACCAACCCCGATCAGGCTGCGGTAAACGTGCAAAACCGTGTGTCGCAGGCTTCAAGCCAGTTACCTGCCGAGGTTTTGCAGTACGGTATCACCACCACCAAACAGCAAAACAGCTTTATCGGTGCGATGGCCATTTACTCTGAGGATCCTAAAAAATACGATCAGACATTTGTTGCCAACTACGCGCAAATCAATATCGTACCCGAAATTAAACGTATTCCGGGTGTAGGTTCGGCCAGTATCTTTGGTGGTATTAAAGATTACTCTATGCGTGTTTGGCTTAACCCAAGCCAGATGGCAGCACACAACGTTACCCCTGCCGAAGTTACCGCAGCAATCCAGGACAAAAACCTGGAGGCTGCACCAGGTAAATTTGGTGAACGCAGTAACGAAGCGTTTGAATACGTAATTAAATATAAAGGTAAACTTACCAAGCCTGAAGAATACCAGAATATTGCCATCCGCGCAAATGCCGATGGTTCGGTATTGCGCCTTAAAGACGTTGCCCGCGTTGAATTGGGTGCATACTCATACAACAGCGTAAGTAACCTGAACGGCCATGACGGTATCATTATCGGTATCATCCAGTTATCAGGCTCAAACGCCAACGAAATCCAGATTGCTATTGATAACCTGATGGTGAAACTATCTAAAGATTTCCCGGTAGGTATCAAATACAACCAGTTTTATCGTACCAAAACCGACCTCGACGAGTCGATCAACCAGGTTGAGCATACATTGGTTGAGGCCTTCGTGCTGGTGTTTATCGTGGTATTCATCTTCCTGCAGGATTTCCGTTCTACATTGATCCCTGCTATCGCGGTTCCGGTGGCTATTATCGGTACCTTCTTTTTCATGAACCTGTTCGGATTCTCGGTTAACCTGTTAACGCTGTTTGCATTGGTACTCGCCATTGGTATTGTGGTGGATGATGCCATTGTGGTGGTGGAGGCGGTGCATGCCAAAATGGAGCATGACCCAACGCTTACGCCTAAAGCAGCCACTACCGAGGCCATGCACGAAATTACAGGTGCTATTATATCCATTACCCTGGTTATGGCGGCGGTATTTTTACCGGTGAGCTTCATGACTGGCTCAACCGGCATCTTCTATCGCCAGTTTGCCTTAACCATGGCTATCTCTATCATTATTTCGGCTGTTAACGCTTTAACCTTAAGTCCTGCCCTGGCAGCCTTATTCTTAAAGAATAAACATGCCGATGGCCATAACGCGCCTAAGAAAAGCTTTGTTGAGAAGTTTTATGCAGGCTTTAACGGCGGCTTTAACTACATGACCAACAAATATGTTGGCGGTCTGAAAGTGTTGATCCGCAATAAATGGATTAGCATGGCCGGTTTGGCCCTGGTAATTGTTGCCACCGTTTACATGGTGAACAAAACAAAAACAGGCTTTATTCCTACTGAAGACCAGGGTTTCGTAGCCATTGCGGTTAACACTCCATCAGGTACTTCATTAGCAGGTACTAACAAAACCTTTAAACAGGCCGAAGATCAGTTAAAAACTTTACCGTCGGCAAGGTTTGTTACCGCACTGTCTGGTTTCAACTTCTTAACCCAATCAAGCAGCCCGTCTGCCGGTGTAATCTTCCTGTTGTTAAAACCAACCGAAGAAAGGGGCGAGGTTAAAAACATCGATGCTATTCAGAATATAGTGAGAGGTAAATTAGCCGGTATTCCTGGCGGTACCTTCTTCGTGTTCAGCTTCCCAACCGTGCCTGGTTTCAGTAACGTAGAGGCGCTTGACGTGATGCTGCAGGATAAAACCAACGGCCGTTTAGATAAATTTAGCGGTGTTGCCAATAACTTCATTGCCAAACTGATGCAAAAACCGGCTGTGGCATTTGCCTTTACATCATACAAAGCCGATTATCCGCAGTTGCAATTAGAAGTTGATGACGAAAAAGCTAACCAATTGGGCGTAAACGTGAAAGATATCCTTTCAACCATGCAGGCTTATTTTGGTACAGCCCAGGCATCTGATTTTAACCGCTTTGGTAAATATTACCGTGTAATTGTTCAGGCGGATGTTGCCGACAGGACTGATCCTTCAGCTATCGACCGCGTATTTGTTAAAAATAATCAAGGTCAGAATGTGCCTATCAACACCCTGGTTAAATTAACCCGCGTGTATGGTTCAGAAACTGCTTCACGTTATAACCTGTTCAACTCTATCGAGATTAATGCTATCCCTAAACCGGGCTACAGCTCTGGTGATGCCATTAAAGCTATTGAGGAAACAGCTAAAGAACAGTTGCCACAAGGTTTTGCCTACGAATTTACCGGCCAAACCCGCGAGGAGATTGCTTCAGGCGGACAATCAACCATCATCTTCCTGTTGTGTTTGGTATTCGTATACTTCCTGTTATCGGCACAGTATGAAAGTTATATCCTGCCATTGGCGGTAATCCTTTCAATCCCTACAGGTTTGTTTGGTGTGTTCATTGTACTGGGCTTAACCGGTATCGAAAACAACATCTACGTACAGGTAGCGCTCATCATGCTTATCGGTTTGTTAGCGAAGAATGCGATTCTGATTGTAGAGTTCGCGGTGCAAAGGCGCAGGCTGGGGCATGGACTGGTACAATCGGCTATCGAAGCTGCACAGCTCCGTATCCGTCCAATCATCATGACCTCGATGGCCTTCGTATTCGGTTTATTCCCGATGAGTATAGCAACCGGTCCGTCTGCACAGGGTAACCACTCTATCAGTATCGGTGCTGCCGGCGGGATGGTTTCGGGTGTATTGTTGGGCTTGTTCATTATCCCCGTACTTTACGTGATATTCCAGGCCTTGCAGGAACGCATCAGCGGCAAACCGCAACCTGTTAACCACGGCAATGCACATGGCGAAAATGCAGCTGTATTGGAAACCGAAGTTTCAGCTTAA
- a CDS encoding putative sensor domain DACNV-containing protein produces MKDTTKTLSSGPTYKAAGKVATIIEKHFRHFHAKALADNNEIDLAPTPSCTIIESLIDISFWASLRREEGFSPKFTLAFLPPEAAGQPLLFGNKLKLAPNILTKFASAVQEPGIHLGVWIENDELYIWGTTLAIPAYCFVLEVIEPGLLVIKHRRIEGFGKFVNIAILKGDDIKIVDEHGSSISDCPNVLSAMLDFTLPSLWNDPVNVLVQLATSMQAHKRGGILLVVPSGNEEWRESIITPISYPVDPPFSGLTDLMIHEGIDRYHTSWQEKMRRAVDTIGGLTSIDGATLINDKHELLAFGAKIGRSAKSSPVEEIVVTEPIVGCSTRVIHPAQNGGTRHLAAAQFVYDQKDALALVASQDGRFTVFAWSPMVGMVHAHQIDILLL; encoded by the coding sequence ATGAAAGACACCACCAAAACTTTGAGTTCAGGACCTACATATAAAGCAGCCGGTAAAGTGGCAACCATTATTGAAAAGCATTTCAGGCATTTCCACGCCAAAGCCCTTGCTGATAATAATGAGATCGACCTTGCCCCTACGCCAAGCTGCACCATTATCGAATCGCTTATCGATATTTCATTTTGGGCCAGTTTGCGCCGGGAAGAAGGTTTCTCACCCAAATTTACGCTTGCATTTTTACCGCCCGAGGCTGCCGGACAGCCATTATTGTTTGGGAATAAGCTAAAGCTCGCACCTAATATCCTAACCAAATTCGCTTCGGCCGTGCAGGAACCGGGCATTCATTTAGGGGTATGGATTGAGAATGATGAGCTATATATATGGGGCACTACATTGGCTATCCCGGCCTACTGCTTTGTACTGGAAGTTATTGAACCGGGCCTGCTGGTCATCAAACACCGCCGCATTGAAGGTTTTGGCAAATTTGTAAACATCGCCATATTAAAAGGCGACGATATTAAAATAGTTGATGAACACGGCTCCAGCATTTCCGATTGCCCGAATGTGCTTTCGGCCATGCTTGATTTCACCTTGCCATCACTATGGAATGATCCGGTAAACGTACTGGTTCAACTGGCAACCTCCATGCAGGCGCACAAACGTGGCGGCATACTATTGGTTGTACCTTCAGGAAACGAAGAATGGCGCGAATCCATCATCACCCCAATCTCCTACCCTGTCGATCCACCGTTTTCAGGCCTTACAGATCTGATGATCCACGAGGGTATCGACCGTTATCATACGTCATGGCAGGAAAAAATGCGCCGTGCGGTTGATACCATAGGCGGATTAACCTCTATTGATGGAGCTACCTTGATAAATGATAAACATGAGCTATTAGCTTTTGGTGCCAAAATAGGCCGATCGGCCAAAAGTTCACCTGTTGAAGAGATCGTAGTTACCGAACCCATAGTAGGCTGTTCAACCCGCGTTATCCACCCGGCCCAAAACGGCGGTACAAGGCATTTGGCAGCAGCGCAATTTGTTTATGACCAGAAGGATGCCTTAGCCCTTGTAGCCTCGCAGGATGGCAGGTTTACGGTGTTTGCATGGTCGCCAATGGTGGGGATGGTGCATGCGCATCAGATTGATATACTTTTATTGTAG
- a CDS encoding MFS transporter has protein sequence MDQLSAAGRSKMRIANSVFFFVSGFGYSSWASRIPSIKHQLNLNEAQLGLVLLAMPIGLMLTMPLTAKMIKHFSSRRMMMIGAIAFCVVVCLPGFTAYMWQLMLVLFFVGSTRNILGLSMNAQAVGLQKLYDKSIMVTFHGIWSLAGFGGAATGYLMVLFNIAPSYHLLGVGIVLMILSAIFYPTTYDYRPPETPGKSVFSMPDKHLLKFALISFASMACENTLYDWSGVYFEKVVHATKSFAEAGFVVYMVTMTIGRFVGDRVVSAIGIKKVLNYSAILVLAGLLVAVFFPFTLTVYLGYGMVGVGVSCIVPLVFSMAGKSTTMNSSQALAAISTVGYLGFVIVPPFVGFIAQAANLQVAFFVVAGFAAMMIWMVTKIEDEHSAVS, from the coding sequence ATGGATCAGTTATCGGCTGCGGGCAGGTCAAAAATGCGGATCGCCAACAGTGTATTCTTCTTTGTTTCGGGCTTCGGATACTCATCATGGGCCTCGCGTATTCCATCCATTAAACATCAGCTTAATTTAAATGAAGCCCAACTGGGTTTGGTGCTTTTGGCCATGCCTATCGGTTTAATGCTTACCATGCCGCTAACGGCTAAAATGATCAAACATTTCAGCAGCCGCCGTATGATGATGATCGGTGCTATCGCCTTTTGCGTGGTGGTTTGTTTACCCGGCTTTACCGCCTATATGTGGCAATTGATGCTGGTGCTGTTTTTTGTTGGTTCAACCCGTAATATTTTAGGCTTATCAATGAATGCGCAGGCAGTGGGCTTGCAAAAACTTTACGATAAATCTATCATGGTAACTTTTCACGGTATCTGGAGCCTGGCAGGGTTTGGCGGTGCTGCAACCGGTTACCTGATGGTGCTATTCAATATCGCTCCATCATACCATTTATTAGGTGTAGGTATTGTGCTGATGATCCTCTCGGCTATATTTTATCCTACTACTTATGATTACCGTCCGCCCGAAACTCCGGGAAAATCGGTATTCTCCATGCCCGATAAGCACCTGCTTAAATTCGCACTCATTTCTTTTGCCTCTATGGCCTGCGAAAATACCTTGTACGATTGGAGTGGTGTTTACTTTGAAAAGGTAGTACACGCTACCAAATCATTTGCCGAGGCCGGCTTTGTGGTTTACATGGTTACCATGACCATTGGCCGTTTTGTGGGCGACAGGGTAGTATCAGCCATCGGCATCAAAAAGGTTTTAAATTATAGTGCCATACTGGTATTGGCAGGCTTACTGGTAGCTGTGTTTTTTCCTTTCACTTTAACTGTTTATTTAGGCTATGGGATGGTAGGGGTAGGCGTCTCCTGTATTGTACCGCTTGTGTTCAGTATGGCCGGCAAATCAACTACCATGAACAGCAGCCAGGCTTTGGCAGCCATATCTACAGTGGGTTACTTAGGTTTTGTTATTGTACCGCCCTTTGTTGGGTTTATAGCCCAGGCAGCTAATTTGCAGGTAGCCTTTTTTGTGGTGGCAGGTTTTGCTGCAATGATGATCTGGATGGTGACAAAAATTGAGGATGAGCACTCTGCGGTATCATAG
- a CDS encoding DinB family protein — MSTNITDISVQPSTELFIKMVVSNWELQNSRVNGLLDKLTDEELATETAPGRNSGVYLLGHLTAVSDGMFTYLGLGERLYPQLDHIFLKNPEDAGLDKPSLAELKEYWTKVNEVLTEKMNAMQPDDWFKPHSAIALDAFEKEPHRNRLNILINRTIHQGYHIGQLVYLVKK, encoded by the coding sequence ATGAGCACAAACATTACCGATATCAGCGTTCAGCCGTCAACTGAGTTATTTATCAAAATGGTAGTTTCTAACTGGGAACTGCAAAACAGCCGTGTTAACGGTTTGCTTGATAAATTAACCGACGAAGAGCTGGCCACAGAAACAGCACCAGGCCGCAACAGCGGCGTTTACCTGCTGGGCCACCTTACCGCTGTTAGCGACGGAATGTTCACTTACTTAGGTTTGGGTGAGAGGCTCTATCCCCAACTCGATCATATATTTCTGAAAAATCCTGAAGATGCCGGTTTGGATAAACCTTCGCTGGCCGAACTAAAGGAGTACTGGACTAAAGTAAATGAGGTACTTACCGAAAAAATGAACGCCATGCAGCCAGACGACTGGTTTAAACCGCACAGCGCCATTGCTTTAGATGCTTTTGAAAAAGAACCTCATCGTAACAGATTAAACATCCTGATTAACAGAACTATTCACCAGGGATACCACATTGGGCAACTGGTTTACCTGGTAAAAAAGTAA
- a CDS encoding TetR/AcrR family transcriptional regulator, whose protein sequence is MASKERIQRLKEETRINILDAALQIVKHEGWQALSMRKIADVIEYTAPIIYEYFANKDAILIELTRKGYAILGKDMTAAKNEHSRVEDQLEAMWLAYWNFAFANKELYQVMFGVQMNCCCCDMIKSLPEAQMQTTLVSEAIKQLMKIEDINDEMICTKYYTFWSVVHGLVSINLLSRGFSDDVNRQVLKDTIGGIIRSMKD, encoded by the coding sequence ATGGCAAGTAAAGAACGAATTCAGCGCTTAAAAGAGGAAACCAGGATCAATATTCTGGACGCCGCGCTACAGATAGTAAAGCATGAAGGCTGGCAAGCCTTGAGCATGCGCAAAATTGCCGACGTAATTGAGTACACCGCACCCATTATATATGAATACTTTGCCAATAAGGATGCTATCCTGATTGAGCTTACCCGTAAGGGCTATGCTATTTTAGGTAAAGACATGACGGCAGCTAAAAACGAGCATAGCCGTGTTGAAGACCAACTGGAAGCCATGTGGCTGGCCTACTGGAACTTCGCCTTTGCAAACAAGGAACTTTACCAGGTAATGTTTGGTGTACAAATGAACTGCTGTTGTTGCGATATGATCAAGTCGCTCCCCGAGGCTCAAATGCAAACAACATTGGTTAGCGAGGCAATTAAACAACTCATGAAAATTGAAGATATCAACGACGAAATGATCTGTACCAAATACTACACCTTTTGGTCGGTTGTGCACGGGTTGGTATCCATAAACTTACTAAGCAGAGGTTTCTCTGACGATGTTAACCGCCAGGTTTTGAAAGATACCATAGGTGGTATTATCAGATCAATGAAAGATTAA
- the rpsO gene encoding 30S ribosomal protein S15, producing the protein MYLGKEAKAEIFAKHGKSAADTGSAEGQVALFTTRIAHLTGHLKKNKKDFSTQLSLQKLVGKRRALLAYLYNKDIERYRAIIKALQLRDIIK; encoded by the coding sequence ATGTATTTAGGTAAAGAAGCAAAGGCAGAGATCTTTGCAAAACACGGTAAATCAGCAGCTGACACAGGTTCGGCCGAAGGTCAGGTAGCTTTGTTTACTACTCGTATTGCTCACTTAACAGGGCATTTGAAAAAAAACAAAAAGGATTTTTCAACTCAATTATCACTGCAAAAATTAGTAGGTAAACGTCGTGCGTTACTTGCTTACCTGTATAATAAAGACATTGAAAGGTACCGTGCTATCATTAAAGCTTTACAGCTTAGGGATATCATTAAGTAA
- a CDS encoding efflux RND transporter periplasmic adaptor subunit, which yields MKTLVLAAVAALTLYGCSSAPQAPTAPPPPALPVATITSGTETTFQEYPASIQGTVNVEIRPQVSGTLDKVFVDEGAYVSAGQPIFKINEQPYRAALNNALASLHAAEAAQVNAQLEVEKLTPLVANKVVSDYQLKTAKAAADVAKANIESAKANVATAQINLGYTLIKAPVSGYIGLLAKKQGSLVGPTDVAALTQLSDVHDVHVYFSLGEKDFVAFKEQYPGASLKDKLKNVPSVSLLLADNTEYPKQGKIDIVDGQFDKTTGAITLRANFANPDGLLRSGNTGKVRLSLSHKDALIIPEASTIEMQDKVFVFIVGDSSKVKKQPIEIVGKSGDHYLVKDKEAIKAGDQLVLEGIDKLQEGMVIQPQKQADKVAAVVKH from the coding sequence ATGAAAACACTCGTATTAGCCGCAGTTGCAGCTTTAACATTATATGGATGTTCATCTGCACCGCAGGCGCCAACCGCGCCGCCGCCACCGGCATTACCGGTAGCCACTATTACTTCAGGTACCGAAACTACCTTCCAGGAATATCCTGCTTCAATACAGGGCACTGTTAACGTAGAGATCAGGCCACAGGTAAGCGGTACTTTAGATAAGGTATTCGTTGACGAAGGTGCTTATGTATCTGCCGGCCAACCAATTTTTAAAATTAACGAACAACCATACCGCGCTGCCTTAAATAATGCGCTGGCCAGCTTACATGCTGCCGAAGCTGCACAGGTAAACGCACAGCTGGAAGTTGAAAAATTAACCCCGCTTGTTGCCAACAAAGTAGTATCAGACTACCAGTTAAAAACAGCCAAAGCAGCAGCTGATGTTGCAAAAGCCAATATCGAATCGGCTAAAGCAAATGTTGCAACTGCACAAATCAACCTGGGTTATACTTTAATTAAAGCTCCTGTTAGCGGTTACATCGGCCTGCTGGCAAAAAAACAAGGTAGTTTGGTTGGCCCGACAGATGTTGCTGCATTAACTCAGCTATCTGATGTGCACGATGTACACGTTTACTTCTCATTGGGCGAGAAAGATTTCGTAGCTTTTAAAGAACAATATCCGGGTGCCAGCCTGAAAGATAAACTGAAAAATGTTCCTTCAGTATCCTTATTACTGGCTGATAATACCGAATATCCAAAACAAGGTAAAATTGATATTGTTGACGGCCAGTTTGATAAAACTACCGGCGCTATCACTTTAAGGGCAAATTTTGCTAATCCTGATGGCTTGCTGCGCTCGGGTAATACAGGCAAAGTACGTTTAAGCCTGAGCCACAAAGACGCCTTGATCATTCCTGAGGCATCAACTATTGAGATGCAGGATAAGGTGTTTGTATTTATTGTTGGTGATAGCAGCAAAGTGAAAAAACAACCTATCGAAATAGTGGGCAAATCGGGCGATCATTACCTGGTTAAAGATAAAGAGGCCATTAAAGCCGGCGACCAGCTTGTATTGGAAGGCATTGATAAACTACAGGAAGGCATGGTAATTCAGCCGCAAAAGCAAGCTGATAAAGTTGCTGCCGTAGTTAAACACTAA